A genome region from Erigeron canadensis isolate Cc75 chromosome 3, C_canadensis_v1, whole genome shotgun sequence includes the following:
- the LOC122591948 gene encoding sodium/calcium exchanger NCL2-like: MEKFPKIACYALFLFLLLTVGVRGRFLHTDASELISDGADDLAHGEGSYFFHLKGIDSTEEHCEQMYGFLPCSENSLGHFFLIIVYEYLLYHGECYVSSGGKRIFKILGPGVFGASAFQVLGFLPESLILLVSGLFNTKEVAQEYVLTGVGLLAGSTIFLLTLLWGTCVIVGRQDFSAEYGSSTSLASNQIPHKNSFQFLTGSGVTTDPETSSTARIMLLSLIPFLFLLIPKVFGMDYATHGYIFIITLLVSVTFLLVYFIYQMFEPSIQKRRLSYVKHEHLVVDILKHLQEHTAEKILTDDGLANLPAIKSLFTKIDHDGDAYISFPELKELLQDIKFRQLTWGKEQTIEQVMKEFDFDGDTKVTVDEFTDRFTKWLDETKNAVNKPYRSVSSWKDLYQIVQPWVQTKKKEQDMMKVLVSEIVEHAKNSPIGKFYKEDGTPNVSAIRRLFKSLDVNNDNAISLSELKNLMMDIDFGETSWNVDEATSHIMEDLDKSGDKLIDEKEFIDGFKDLLNKSSEQLTTPETPRPEDVYQKPWEKWASDDVDKSVWAWTQAIMLLVLGIAMLALLAEPLIHSVQKVSNSATIPSFFVSFVLVPLATNARAAVSAIQTASQRKERTTSLTFSEIYDGVFMNNVLCFSVLLAVVYFRGLVWHFTAELLSVFIVCVIMGTAAGFRSKFPVWTSMVSYLLYPLSLIFVHVFAEF; this comes from the exons atgGAAAAGTTTCCAAAGATTGCATGCTATGCATTATTTCTTTTTCTGCTATTAACCGTGGGGGTTAGAGGACGATTCTTGCATACAGATGCTTCTGAGTTGATATCGGATGGTGCTGATGATCTAGCTCATGGTGAaggatcatatttttttcaCCTCAAAGGAATTGATTCTACAGAAGAGCATTGTGAGCAAATGTATGGGTTTCTACCATGCTCAGAAAATTCGTTAGGCCATTTCTTCCTCATTATAGTTTATGAGTACCTGTTGTATCATGGAGAATGCTATGTTTCTTCGGGAGGTAAACGGATTTTCAAGATTCTTGGTCCTGGTGTCTTTGGTGCAAGTGCTTTTCAGGTCCTTGGTTTTCTTCCAGAATCCTTAATATTACTCG TCTCTGGTCTTTTTAACACTAAAGAGGTAGCTCAAGAGTATGTCTTGACTGGAGTTGGCTTGCTAGCTGGATCGACCATATTTTTGCTCACGTTACTATGGGGAACTTGTGTCATTGTTGGCAGGCAAGACTTTTCCGCAGAATATGGTTCCAGTACTTCATTGGCTTCTAACCAAATACCTCACAAGAATTCCTTTCAATTTCTTACTG GTTCAGGTGTAACTACCGACCCAGAGACAAGTTCAACAGCAAGAATTATGCTACTTTCACTTATACCGTTCTTGTTTCTCCTGATCCCGAAAGTTTTTGGCATGGATTATGCTACTCATGGATACATCTTTATAATCACACTTCTTGTTTCTGTTACATTCTTGCTGGTATACTTTATTTATCAG ATGTTCGAGCCCTCAATCCAAAAGAGACGATTGTCATACGTCAAACATGAACATTTAGTTGTAGACATTCTAAAGCATTTGCAAGAACACACTGCAGAAAAAATACTCACAGATGATGGTTTAGCAAACCTACCTGCTATAAAAAG TTTGTTTACGAAGATTGACCATGATGGAGATGCGTACATATCATTTCCTGAGCTCAAAGAACTTCTCCAAGATATTAAATTTAGGCAGTTAACTTGGGGCAAGGAGCAAACAATTGAACAAGTGATGAAAGAATTTGACTTTGATGGTGACACAAAAGTAACTGTGGATGAGTTCACCGATAGATTCACAAAGTGGCTTGACGAGACTAAGAATGCTGTGAATAAACCATATCGCTCAGTTAGTTCTTGGAAGGACTTATATCAG ATTGTCCAACCATGGGttcaaacaaaaaagaaagaacaagacaTGATGAAAGTCCTAGTATCAGAAATTGTTGAGCATGCAAAAAACTCACCTATTGGGAAGTTTTATAAAGAAGACGGAACACCAAATGTATCTGCCATAAGAAG ATTATTTAAGAGCTTAGATGTCAACAACGATAATGCTATATCATTATCCGAATTGAAAAACCTTATGATGGACATCGATTTTGGGGAGACATCTTGGAATGTGGATGAAGCAACATCTCATATTATGGAAGATCTAGACAAAAGTGGAGATAAACTGATCGATGAAAAGGAATTCATTGATGGATTTAAAGATTTGCTCAACAAGTCCAGTGAACAACTGACCACCCCCGAGACACCTAGGCCTGAAGATGTATACCAG AAACCCTGGGAGAAATGGGCAAGCGATGATGTGGATAAATCTGTATGGGCATGGACACAGGCTATAATGTTATTGGTGCTTGGTATAGCTATGTTAGCCCTTCTGGCTGAACCGCTCATACACAGTGTGCAGAAAGTCTCTAACTCAGCAACCATACCATCATTTTTTGTATCATTTGTGTTAGTTCCCTTGGCTACAAATGCTAGAGCAGCTGTCTCTGCAATCCAAACTGCAAgtcaaaggaaagaaagaaCTACTTCGCTGACTTTTTCTGAG ATATATGATGGGGTGTTCATGAACAATGTTCTTTGTTTTTCTGTTCTCCTGGCAGTTGTATACTTCCGTGGATTAGTATGGCATTTCACCGCCGAATTGTTGAGTGTGTTCATTGTTTGTGTGATCATGGGCACTGCAGCCGGATTTCGATCAAAGTTCCCTGTTTGGACATCGATGGTCTCATACCTTCTTTATCCCTTATCATTGATTTTTGTGCATGTTTTTGCTGAGTTTTGA
- the LOC122592677 gene encoding basic leucine zipper 34-like, translating to MAQLPPKVPSMAQNWPSFSNYQMPSSAAQPPNWVDDFLDFSSVRRNSHRRSVSDPIAFIESPFIDECRNSGGGNTLISSTNNIGFDRLDDEQFSSMFPDDVATTTANPPSTTTRSSSSNPSTPSSDQNNDDQLIKPTDQQQPQQPKNEPAEVEDDISTGQLADQNHETEAGKPCFNFSSEANTIVDPKRVKRILANRQSAQRSRVRKLQYISELERSVTSLQTEVSALSPRVAFLDHQRLVLNVDNSALKQRIAALAQDKIFKDAHQEALKNEIERLRKVYHEQTLQKTANNDDDNNNNEDKMIRGGNDCSAAVNRGGAEGDGLRMC from the exons ATGGCTCAGTTACCGCCAAAAGTGCCATCAATGGCGCAGAACTGGCCATCGTTTTCTAATTACCAAATGCCGTCTTCTGCGGCGCAACCGCCTAATTGGGTAGACGACTTTCTAGATTTCTCCTCCGTGAGGAGGAATTCTCACAGACGATCCGTCAGCGATCCAATTGCCTTCATCGAGTCGCCTTTTATTGACGAATGCCGCAATTCTGGTGGCGGTAACACGTTGATTTCTTCTACTAACAATATTGGATTTGATCGTCTCGATGATGAGCAGTTTAGCTCAATGTTCCCTGACGACGTAGCAACGACGACGGCGAATCCACCGTCCACGACGACTAGATCCTCGTCGTCTAATCCATCCACACCGTCGTCAGATCAAAATAATGATGATCAGTTGATCAAACCAACTGATCAACAACAGCCGCAGCAGCCAAAGAATGAGCCAGCTGAGGTTGAAGATGACATAAGTACAGGACAATTAGCTGATCAGAATCATGAGACCGAAGCCGGTAAACCGTGCTTTAATTTCTCTAGTGAAGCCAACACCATTGTTGATCCAAAGAGAGTCAAAAg AATCTTAGCAAATCGTCAATCGGCTCAGAGATCACGAGTGAGAAAGTTGCAGTACATTTCTGAACTCGAACGCAGTGTTACTTCATTACAG ACGGAAGTGTCAGCATTATCACCACGAGTAGCATTTTTGGACCATCAAAGGTTGGTTTTAAACGTAGACAACAGCGCCTTAAAGCAACGTATAGCGGCTTTGGCTCAAGACAAGATTTTCAAAGATG CTCATCAAGAAGCATTGAAGAACGAAATAGAAAGGCTAAGGAAAGTGTATCATGAACAAACATTACAAAAGACCGCTAACAACGACgacgacaacaacaacaacgaggATAAAATGATCCGCGGTGGAAACGATTGTTCCGCCGCCGTAAATAGGGGTGGTGCGGAAGGAGATGGATTAAGGATGTGCTAA